One Formosa sp. Hel3_A1_48 genomic window, CGCGTACGATGCTGTCGTCAATTATAACCAAATTGTCTTCTTTTTTTACAACACCATATGTAATGTCATATACGTGTGCTACCAAATCGTCCCTACTGCTGTCTTCAGTAATAAATGTTCTAAGTTTTACATCCTTAATTGCGATTTTTTCTATCCTTGTATGTTGCGATAAAATTTGAGTTACTTTCTCTGCCGACAAAGAGCGTCTTCCCTCCAAAATTTCATCTGTTTTTGTTTTGTTTAGAAATGCCTCAACCGATTCAACCATACCAAAAAAAGAGGTTTCGGCAGTATTGGGTATAAATGAAAAAACTGTATTTTTAATATCGTTATTGATATGTTTCAAAACTTCTGGAACAATAAGTTTTCCTAATAATTTTCGTTCTTTGTATATTTCAGCGTCGCTACCTCTCGAAAAATAAATCCGCTCAAAAGAACAGGCCTTACGTTCTGTGGGTTCTAAAATTTTATTTATTGTGGTTTCTCCAGATTTTTTGGTGATAATAGCATGTCCAGGTGGGAGTTCGTGAACCGAGTGGTAATCCACATTAAAAACGGTTTGAATTACCGGTCGTTCTGAAGCCACAACAACGACCTCATCATCCATGTAGTAATACGCTGGGCGGATCCCAGCCGGATCGCGTAAAACAAATGAATCGCCGTGGCCAAGCATACCCGCCATTGCATACCCTCCGTCCCAATTTTTTGAAGACTTTTTTAAAATCTTTTTGAGATTTAGGCGTTCTGCAATTAAAGGAGAACATTCCATTTTAGTATAGCCTTCCTTTTTTAATTTTTTATAAACTTTTGAAACCGCATCATCCAAGAAATGGCCAATACGCTCCATTATTGTAATCGTATCTGTGTACTCTTTTGGGTGCTGGCCAATTTCTACTAAATTCTTAAACAACTGACGGACATTAGTCATGTTAAAATTTCCTGCTAAAATAAGGTTGCGATGCATCCAGTTATTTTGTCTCAAGAACGGATGTACGCTTTCAACACTGTTTTTCCCAAATGTTCCATAGCGAACATGGCCAAGCATGACCTCCCCAAGGTAGGGCACCATTCTCTTTTGTAATGCGGTGTTATTAGCGCACTCAGGGTTATTGACCAACACGGTATTAATCCGTTCGTTGATTTGCTCAAACACATCTTGAATAGGTTGTTGGGCAACAGAGCGCACACGGCTTATGTAGCGCTCACCAGGATTCATGTCCAATTTTATACTTGCAAAACCAGCACCATCCTGACCTCTATTGTGCTGCTTTTCCATGATCAGGTACATCTTGTTTATCCCATAAAAAGCAGTGCCATACTTTTCTTTGTAAAAATCTAAAGGCTTTAAAAGGCGAACATGGGCTATGCCACATTCATGTTTAATTGCATCACTCATGTGTGAAGGTTGTGGTTGGTTAGTGTCTTTGTAATAATACCATTTGTACTCAAAATTAATACAGTTTATTAAGTTAATTCAATGTCAAATTGGGTTAGGTTTTTAAACATCTGAAGCCGCTCAAAGACCTCTTTAGATGATAGATTGCTAATTCGCTCTGTCCCAAATTTTTCCACAGTAAAAGAAGCTAATGCAGAGCCATATACAACAGCTTTTTTCATGTTTTCAAAACTAAAGTTGTTTGTTTTGGACAAAAATCCTGCAAACCCGCCAGCAAAAGTGTCACCAGCTCCCGTAGGATCAAAAACCTCCTCAAGTGGAAGCGCAGGTGCAAAAAACACATTGTCGCCACTGAATAATAATGCGCCGTGTTCTCCTTTTTTTATCACTACGTATTTAGGCCCCATTTCGTGAATGTTTCGTGCTGCTGCTACCAAAGAGCTTTGTCCTGATAATTGCCTCGCCTCCTCGTCATTAATCGTAATTACATCGACTCTTTTAATGACTTCCATCAAATCCTCTAAAGTATTGTCCATCCAAAAGTTCATCGTATCCAATATGACCAAAGCCTCTTTATTGGTAACTTGATCCAAAACACTAGATTGAACAAGAGGGTGCAAATTTCCTAAAACAACAACATTGGCGTCCTTAAATTTAGAAGGCACTACAGGTTGAAAGTCTGACAACACATTAAGTTCAGTAGACAATGTGTCTCTTGTGTTCATGTCGTTATGGTAGCGCCCACTCCAAAAAAATGTTTTGCCTGATGAGATAATTTCTATGCCAGAAATATCAATGTTGTGTTGACGAAAAAGCTCTAAATGAGTCTCAGGGAAATCTCCGCCAACAACCGAAACTATCGCACTCGCTGTGTCAAACTGCGAAGCTGATAGCCCTATGTAGGGCGCTGACCCTCCAAGAATTTTATCGGTCTTCCCAAAAGGTGTTTCAATAGCATCAAATGCAACAGTACCGACAATTAGGAGTTTGTTCATAAACTTGTAGAAAAATTAAAGGACAAATCTACAAAAAATTATAGGTTATTGACGTTAAATTTGACGCAAAAAGTTAATCTCACTTTCTTCCAAAATCTGCAGGAATTTCACCCCAAGATTTTGTGTCCCATTTTACAACTTTAGTTGTAAAAGTGTTGTTTTGTAGCCACTGTTCTGCACGATCTATTAAGACAAAAACGGCTTGGTTTTCTTTGGTGCGTTTCAATTTTGTGTTACACTTTTTTTTTCTGACCCAACTCATTGCGGTTACAGAGTCTGTATATAGCATGACTTGGCTTTCTTGGTTTTTAAGTAATGCGAGTCCGTGAACTAAAGCTAAAAACTCCCCAATATTGTTTGTGGCTTTTTGGAAAGGTCCTTTGTGAAAAAGTAAAGCTTTGGTTTGGGTGTCAACCCCCCTATACTCCATGACACCAGGGTTTCCGCTTGAAGCAGCATCAACAGAAATAGAATTTAAGTTAGGCCCCTCTATTTGATCTCCTCTTTTTGGAATGCCCTTTTTAGCTTTGTTTTTTTCTATATAATCTTCGTAAAGCCCTTCAAATGCTTTAACAGCGGTCGCCTTTGTTGCAAAAGACTTGTATTGTGCCCCTTGAAAGTTTTTTATTTGCAACTGGCATTCAGGCCACGTCTCGAACACACCTGTTTTATGACCCTTCCAAACGGTATAATATTTTTGTTTGGCCTTAGGCATCTGACAATAAAATATTTTTGATAATCTTGGGAAAATGTGCCATTTCTAGCTTGTGAACCTTGCGTGCAACATCATCTGCAGAGTCTTTAGGGTCAACAGTGCACTTTGCCTGAAAAACGATTGCTCCTTCATCATATTGTGCATTCACTTGATGTATTGTGATTCCTGTCTCCTTAACCTTTGCCGCAATAACCGCTTTATGCACATGCATTCCGTACATCCCTTTTCCTCCAAAATCAGGTAACAACGCAGGGTGAATATTTACAATTTTATTTTCGAACTCCTTAACTATGTGCTCAGGGAATTTCCACAAAAACCCCGCAAGTACAATAAAGTCAACCTTGTATAAATGCAAAGCCTTAATAATAAAATTAGGGTCTAAAAGTTCTTCTCTGTTGAAAAACAATGTGTCTACAGCTAAAGATTTTGCGCGTTCTAAAACTTTGGCATCCGAATTATTTGACAACACCAAAACAACCTTTGCAGTGGTATCATTTTGAAAGAACTTTATGAGATTTTCGGCATTGGTGCCGGAGCCTGATGCAAAAACAGCTATTTTTTTCATTATATTATAGTTTTTAACACTAATTGCTCTACAAAAAAAGGGATAATATTTTTAATAGCCATCTAATTTCCTTGATCATTCTCTGTTTATTTAAAAGAATGCGCACATTTTTTTAGGATTTATTCTTTTTAAAATAAAGTTTTTTATTTTTGCACCCTAACTAAAACTTAAAATTAATTATTATGTCAGACATTGCATCAAGAGTGAAAGCGATTATCGTTGATAAATTGGGCGTTGATGAAAACGAAGTAGTAACTGAAGCAAGCTTCACAAACGATCTAGGAGCAGATTCACTAGATACTGTAGAGCTTATTATGGAATTCGAAAAAGAATTTGATATTCAAATTCCAGATGATCAAGCAGAAAACATCGCTACTGTTGGTCAAGCCGTTTCGTACATAGAAGCAGCGAAATAAAACCGTCGTAAAAAAATTTATGAACTTAAAGCGAGTTGTAGTCACTGGGCTTGGTGCGCTAACGCCCATAGGAAATAACAAAGACGACTATTGGAACGCTCTAGTAGCAGGAAAAAGTGGTTGTGCCCCTGTAACTTATTTTGATACGGAGCACTTCAAGACTAAATTTGCTTGTGAATTAAAAAATTACAACGTATCTGACTTTTTTGATCGCAAAGAAGCCAGAAAAACAGACAAGTTTGCGCAATATGCTATGGTGGCTTCTGACGAGGCCATCTTAGATGCCAAGCTTAATTTGGAAACCATAGATAGGTTTCGTGTTGGTGTCATTTGGGGTGCGGGTATTGGTGGAATTGATACTTTTCAGAAAGAAATCGCCAATTTCGCAACCGGCAACGGCATGCCGCGTTTCAACCCGTTTTTTATCCCTAAAATGATTGCTGATATTGCACCAGGCAACATTTCCATAAAGCATGGGTTTATGGGGCCAAACTATACAACTGTTTCGGCCTGTGCGTCTTCAGCAAATGCAATCATTGATGCTTTAAACTATATTCGCCTTGGTCATTGCGATGTTATTGTCACTGGCGGAAGTGAAGCTACAATCAATGAGTCTGGCATGGGCGGATTTAATGCAATGCATGCCCTGTCGACAAGAAATGAAAGTCCGGAAACCGCATCTAGACCATTTGATGCAACCCGAGATGGCTTTGTTTTAGGTGAGGGTGCTGGTGCCCTGGTTTTGGAAGAATACGAGCATGCTAAGGCAAGAGGCGCTAAAATCTACGTTGAGCTTGTTGGGGGCGGCTTGTCTTCAGATGCTTACCATATGACTGCTCCTCATCCTGACGGAATTGGAGTAACCGCAGTAATGAAAAACTGTTTGGCTAACGCTGGCTTAAAGCCCGAAGATGTAGACGCCATTAACACCCACGGAACATCCACGCCGCTAGGGGATGTTGCTGAGTTAAAGGCAATTTCAAGAGTGTTCGGTAGCCACGCAAAAAACATAAACATAAACTCCACTAAATCAATGACAGGGCACCTACTCGGCGCAGCTGGAGCTATAGAGGCTATTGCTTCAGTACTGTCTATGCAAAACGGAATTGTTCCGCCTACAATCAACCACACAACGCCCGACGAGAACATCGATCCGGACCTCAATCTTACACTGAATAAGGCTCAAAAAAGAACAGTAAATGTTGCCATGAGTAACACTTTTGGTTTTGGTGGGCATAATGCTTGTGTTGTTTTCAAAACTCTAGATGACTAAATTTTGAACTATATTCAAAATATATTAAAGTTATGCCATAAAACAAACAATAAACTCAGTACTGCCCTTGAACCTATTTTAGGGTTTAAGCCAAAAAAAACACATTACTACGATAGAGCCTTTACCCACCGCTCTACCAATAAAAAAGACGAGGAAGGTAACCCTTTCAATTACGAGCGGTTAGAGTACGTGGGCGATGCTATATTAGGAGCGGTTATTGCTCACTATCTATATATTTCTATTTTGGATGCCAATGAAGGTTATTTAACAAAAATGCGTTCAAAAATTGTAAGCCGTTCGCATTTAAATAAAATCGGGAAAAGCTTAAACTTAATCTCCTTATTAGACTCCAAATTAGACCATAATAAATTTGGGGATAATATTCACGGCAACTTGTTTGAAGCGCTTGTTGGAGCAGTGTTCTTAGATCGGGGGTACAGCACAAGCGAACGATTTATTTTTGACAGCGTCATCGACCCTCATGTAGACCTTGATCAGCTCGAAGGCAAAGTTATTAGTTACAAAAGCCTTATGGTTGAATGGTGTCAAAAAGAAAAAAAGAAAATTTATTACGACCGTTGTCAAGACGAGGGTGTTGACGAAATAAAACACTTTTCAGTACTTTTGAAAATTGATGGCAAAGTGATAGCTAAGGCACGCGCTACTTCGCGAAAAAAAGCTGAAGAAAAGGTAAGTCAAAGAGGGTATTTTGCGCTTCAAGATAAAATACAATTGTAGTTGGGGAATTAACTACATCGTTTTCGTAATAATTTAAAACTATGGCAATATAGAAGTGTCTTCTGTTTGCGCTTTTATCTTTATATTTACACCAATGTTTTTGAATTAAATTATGGCAGTACATAAACTTGTTTTGGACGATTTTGTTGATGCTGATTATTCGCTTTTTGCCATCCACTGCGACCTAGAAGATTACCGCCTTGCCTTTCATATAAACTGCGCTTTAAACACAAATTTAAGACGCACAAAAGAAGATATTGACTTTAACGACAACAAGGCTTCATTTTCCTTGTTTGAATGGGAAAATGCTAATTTAAAAACTACGTGGAATTTAATTAAAAACAGCTGTCTGTTCGAAGATAATTCAATCAATCAAGGCTTGTTTGCAGCCCGTTCAGAAAAAAACTGGACTACTTACCATCTGCTCAATGAACATTCTTCGGTAAATTATTTTTTAAAAATTAGTGGAGGAAACAATGAAGCAGACGAAACCGCATTAGAATTGCAAAAAATTTCGGCAATAAATATGGCTTACGCACTAGATGTCGAGGAACTAAAATCAAAAGATTACTTAATACTAAATTAATGTCATACAAAAGAAAAAAGACCAAGATTGTTGCCACTTTAGGGCCGGCCATAGATTCAAAAGAAATGCTCTTAAAAATGGTCGCTACTGGTGTAAATGTCTTTAGAATAAACTTCTCACATGCAGACTACGACGATGTAAAAAAGCGTGTTCAATATATTCGTGAAATTAACGAAGAACACGGATACAACGCCTCTGTTTTAGCTGATCTTCAAGGTCCCAAGCTGAGGGTTGGCGTAATGAAAGACGATGTTGTTGTAGCGCCAGGAGACGAAATTATTTTCGCAACAGGCGCTCGCTTCGAAGGAACAAAGGATCGTGTCTACATGACGTACGACCGTTTTCCTTTAGACACTAAGCCAGGCGAACAAATCTTGCTAGACGACGGGAAGCTAATCTTTGAAGTTGTCTCAACAAATCAAAAAGATGAAGTTAAAGCTAAGGTAATTCAGGGCGGCCCCTTGAAGTCCAAAAAAGGAGTTAATCTTCCAAATACTAATATTTCACAGCCGGCGCTGACAGAAAAAGATAAAGAAGATGCTCTTTTTGCTATTGAACAAGAGGTAGATTGGATTGCGCTTTCGTTTGTGCGCAACGCTGAAGATTTAATGGAGCTTGAGGCCATTGTTTCTAAACACAGCAGTTATAAAATCCCCATTATCGCAAAAATAGAAAAGCCAGAGGCCGTCATAAACATTGATAAAATTGTCGCTTATTGCGATGGCTTGATGGTTGCTCGAGGGGATCTCGGCGTCGAGATCCCAGCCCATGAGGTGCCTTTGATTCAAAAACAATTGGTACTCAAGGCAAAAAGCGCACGTATTCCCGTAATCATAGCCACTCAAATGATGGAGTCTATGATCACAAGCTTAACACCCACTAGAGCAGAAGTCAATGATGTAGCAAATTCAGTGATGGATGGTGCTGATGCTGTGATGCTCTCTGGTGAAACATCTGTCGGGCAATACCCTGTTCAAGTAATTCAAAAAATGTCAGACATTATCAAGTCGGTCGAAAACTCAGAGCTTATTCATGTGCCCCAAAAGCACCCACACATTAAAACAAAGCGCTACATTACAAAGTCTATATGTTTCCATGCTGCTAATATGGCCAATGAAATTAACGCACGAGGCATAACCACCTTAACAAATAGTGGCTATACCGCCTTCCAAATATCGGCATGGCGGCCAAAAGCGCATATTCTAGCATTTTCATCCAATAAGAGAATCATCTCACAGCTTAATTTACTCTGGGGTGTCCGTGCGTTTTATTACGACAAATTTGTGTCCACAGACCAAACTGTTGTAGATGTTAATAAAATTGCCGTGGAAAAAGGTTATTTGGAAGATGGAGATATGGTAATAAGCCTAGCGGCAATGCCTATTCAACAGAAGGGCATGGTAAATACAATGCGTGTTACTGAGGTCAAAGCTTAAAATTCAAACTTCAGCTGCACCGTAACGTTTTCTGGCGCAACATCCTTTTTTATGTTGCTGTTTAGGTTTGAGATAGAAATTCCCACAAGCCGAACAGAGTTTTGAAGCCCTTCTTGAAAAAGCAACTCCTTAGCGTGTTCAAAAATAACATCTGCCGTGCTTATAAAGTACGTCAGTGTTTTGCTTCTTGTTTGAAGCTTAAAATCGCTATATTTTATTTTCAAAGTAATGGTCTTTCCTGCAATATTTAGCCGCTGTAAGCGCCCTGAAACTTCCTGAGCAATATGGCTTAACTTTTCAATAATAAAAAGTTCACTCGAAAGGTTATTTGAAAAAGTGCGCTCGGCCGCTAAAGACTTTCGAGCTCGGTTTGGCTTTACAGAGCTCAAGTGAACACCCCTAACAACATTGAAATAATATGCGCCGGATTTACCAAAGTGCTCCGTTAAAAACGGTTGGGTTTTGCTCTTCAAATCCAGCCCTGTGAAGATACCCAACTCATACATTTTATGAGCAGTGACCTTTCCAATGCCATGGAATTTTCTAATATCAAGGGCCTCTAAAAAAGCTAAAACTTCTTCCGGTGGTACCGTTTTTTGGCCGTTGGGCTTATTGTAATCACTTGCAACTTTAGCAATAAATTTATTAATCGAAATCCCTGCAGATGCACTAAGTCCAACTTGTGTTTTGATTTTTTCTCTTATTTGATATGCTATACGCGAGGCGCTTTGTATGCCCTTTTTATTTTCTGTGACGTCAATATAAGCTTCGTCAAGAGAAAGAGGTTCCACAAGGTCTGAGTATTCAAAAAATATAGTGCGAATTTTGTTTGATATTTCTTTGTAACGATCGAATCGAGGAGAGACAAACACCAATTTAGGACATAGCTTTGCCGCCAAAGTGCCGGACATTGCGCTGCGAACACCAAATGTTCGCGCTTCATAGCTTGCAGCGCTAACTACCCCGCGCGCTTTCCCCCCACCGACAGCTATGGGTTGCCCTTTCAAAGCTGGATTATCCATTTGCTCCACAGAAGCATAAAAAGCGTCCATGTCCACATGAATAATCTTTCGAATTGGTAAATCGCTAAACATAGTGTAAATTTAATGCTTCTAATCCATACCTAATTTTATTTGTGATAGAAATCGAGCGTAAATTTTTAGTCAAAAATGACAACTTTAAACATGAGGCCATTAGGGCCTTAAAAATGACCCAAGGTTATTTGTCCAAAGACCCTGTGCGCACCGTGCGAATTCGAATTAGTGGTGAACAAGCGTTTATAACAGTAAAAGGAGAGGCCTCAAAAAGTGGCGCTTCTCGCTTTGAGTGGGAAAAAAGCATCCTGGTAGAAGAAGCACAGCATTTAATTGCTATGTGCGTCGATGGTGTCATCAACAAAATAAGACACTATGTCCAATATGAGAATCATCTTTTTGAAGTGGATGAGTTTTTAGATGACAACCATGGATTAATTGTAGCAGAGGTTGAGCTTGATAATGAAAATGAGGTCTTTAAATGTCCAGAGTGGTTGGGTAAAGAGGTCACTGGAAAAAAGAAATATTACAACAGCCAATTGAGTCAAAATCCTTTTAGGCGGTGGTAGCTAAGTCTACTTTGAGTAAATTACAACAGTAAAAAACAAAAAAACATGTCAGAAACAATAAATATTAAAGAAACGCTCAAATCATTAGGAATTGAAGAGCATAATTCAGGTTCTTCAACTGGAAATAAATGGTTTGGTTCTACAAAATCTATCTCATCTGTTTCGCCGGTGGACGGCAGCCAGATCGGCACTGTATCTATAACGAGCCCAGAACAATATGAAATGATCATGAGCAGCGCAAGCACTGCTTTTAAATCTTGGCGAACTTTGCCTGCGCCACAACGCGGAGAGATTGTTCGGCAATTTGGCGAGCGGTTAAGGGTTTTAAAAAAACCATTAGGCGAGTTAGTTTCCTACGAAATGGGTAAAAGCCTTCAAGAAGGCCTTGGCGAGGTTCAAGAAATGATAGACATCTGTGACTTTGCAGTGGGCTTATCCCGGCAATTGCATGGATTAACTATGCATTCTGAGCGCCCAGGTCACCGGATGTATGAGCAGTACCATCCACTGGGAACTGTAGGGATTATCTCTGCCTTTAACTTCCCTGTTGCTGTATGGGCTTGGAATACCGCACTTGCATGGATTTGTGGCGACGTTTGTGTGTGGAAGCCCTCAGAAAAAACGCCTCTGTGCGGAATTGCTTGTCAAAAAATTGCTGCAGCCGTGTTTGCTGAAAACAACTTACCTGAAGGTATTTCGTGCTTAATAAATGGAGATTATTCCGTTGGTGAGTTCCTTACAAAGGATAAGCGAGTCCCATTAGTTTCCGCTACTGGATCAACTAGAATGGGAAGAATTGTTGCAAAAACAGTTGGAGAACGCCTTGGGAAATCGCTCTTAGAGCTCGGGGGTAATAACGCTATAATAGTAACCCCTGATGCTGATATAAAAATGACTGTAATTGGGGCTGTATTTGGGGCGGTTGGTACTGCCGGCCAGCGCTGTACATCTACGCGCCGCTTGATTGTTCATGAGGCTGTTTACGACACTGTAAAGACGGCCGTTTTACAGGCTTACAAACAATTGCGTATTGGTAACCCTTTGGACCAAAATAATCATGTAGGCCCGTTAATTGATAAAGGTGCAGTTGAAAATTACCAAAAAGCTCTAAAAGAGGTTGTCGCTGAAGGCGGGAAGATTATTGTCGAGGGCGGGGTTTTGAGTGGCGCAGGATACGAAAGCGGATGT contains:
- the dinB gene encoding DNA polymerase IV, which gives rise to MFSDLPIRKIIHVDMDAFYASVEQMDNPALKGQPIAVGGGKARGVVSAASYEARTFGVRSAMSGTLAAKLCPKLVFVSPRFDRYKEISNKIRTIFFEYSDLVEPLSLDEAYIDVTENKKGIQSASRIAYQIREKIKTQVGLSASAGISINKFIAKVASDYNKPNGQKTVPPEEVLAFLEALDIRKFHGIGKVTAHKMYELGIFTGLDLKSKTQPFLTEHFGKSGAYYFNVVRGVHLSSVKPNRARKSLAAERTFSNNLSSELFIIEKLSHIAQEVSGRLQRLNIAGKTITLKIKYSDFKLQTRSKTLTYFISTADVIFEHAKELLFQEGLQNSVRLVGISISNLNSNIKKDVAPENVTVQLKFEF
- a CDS encoding ribonuclease III family protein; amino-acid sequence: MNYIQNILKLCHKTNNKLSTALEPILGFKPKKTHYYDRAFTHRSTNKKDEEGNPFNYERLEYVGDAILGAVIAHYLYISILDANEGYLTKMRSKIVSRSHLNKIGKSLNLISLLDSKLDHNKFGDNIHGNLFEALVGAVFLDRGYSTSERFIFDSVIDPHVDLDQLEGKVISYKSLMVEWCQKEKKKIYYDRCQDEGVDEIKHFSVLLKIDGKVIAKARATSRKKAEEKVSQRGYFALQDKIQL
- a CDS encoding ribonuclease H1 domain-containing protein; protein product: MPKAKQKYYTVWKGHKTGVFETWPECQLQIKNFQGAQYKSFATKATAVKAFEGLYEDYIEKNKAKKGIPKRGDQIEGPNLNSISVDAASSGNPGVMEYRGVDTQTKALLFHKGPFQKATNNIGEFLALVHGLALLKNQESQVMLYTDSVTAMSWVRKKKCNTKLKRTKENQAVFVLIDRAEQWLQNNTFTTKVVKWDTKSWGEIPADFGRK
- a CDS encoding IPExxxVDY family protein, with the protein product MAVHKLVLDDFVDADYSLFAIHCDLEDYRLAFHINCALNTNLRRTKEDIDFNDNKASFSLFEWENANLKTTWNLIKNSCLFEDNSINQGLFAARSEKNWTTYHLLNEHSSVNYFLKISGGNNEADETALELQKISAINMAYALDVEELKSKDYLILN
- the fabF gene encoding beta-ketoacyl-ACP synthase II, whose product is MNLKRVVVTGLGALTPIGNNKDDYWNALVAGKSGCAPVTYFDTEHFKTKFACELKNYNVSDFFDRKEARKTDKFAQYAMVASDEAILDAKLNLETIDRFRVGVIWGAGIGGIDTFQKEIANFATGNGMPRFNPFFIPKMIADIAPGNISIKHGFMGPNYTTVSACASSANAIIDALNYIRLGHCDVIVTGGSEATINESGMGGFNAMHALSTRNESPETASRPFDATRDGFVLGEGAGALVLEEYEHAKARGAKIYVELVGGGLSSDAYHMTAPHPDGIGVTAVMKNCLANAGLKPEDVDAINTHGTSTPLGDVAELKAISRVFGSHAKNININSTKSMTGHLLGAAGAIEAIASVLSMQNGIVPPTINHTTPDENIDPDLNLTLNKAQKRTVNVAMSNTFGFGGHNACVVFKTLDD
- the amaB gene encoding L-piperidine-6-carboxylate dehydrogenase; its protein translation is MSETINIKETLKSLGIEEHNSGSSTGNKWFGSTKSISSVSPVDGSQIGTVSITSPEQYEMIMSSASTAFKSWRTLPAPQRGEIVRQFGERLRVLKKPLGELVSYEMGKSLQEGLGEVQEMIDICDFAVGLSRQLHGLTMHSERPGHRMYEQYHPLGTVGIISAFNFPVAVWAWNTALAWICGDVCVWKPSEKTPLCGIACQKIAAAVFAENNLPEGISCLINGDYSVGEFLTKDKRVPLVSATGSTRMGRIVAKTVGERLGKSLLELGGNNAIIVTPDADIKMTVIGAVFGAVGTAGQRCTSTRRLIVHEAVYDTVKTAVLQAYKQLRIGNPLDQNNHVGPLIDKGAVENYQKALKEVVAEGGKIIVEGGVLSGAGYESGCYVKPAIAEANNSFKIVQHETFAPVLYLLKYSGGVQNAIELQNNVAQGLSSAIMTNNLREAEFFLSQSGSDCGIANVNIGTSGAEIGGAFGGEKDTGGGRESGSDAWKIYMRRQTNTINYTSDLPLAQGIKFDL
- the purN gene encoding phosphoribosylglycinamide formyltransferase; this translates as MKKIAVFASGSGTNAENLIKFFQNDTTAKVVLVLSNNSDAKVLERAKSLAVDTLFFNREELLDPNFIIKALHLYKVDFIVLAGFLWKFPEHIVKEFENKIVNIHPALLPDFGGKGMYGMHVHKAVIAAKVKETGITIHQVNAQYDEGAIVFQAKCTVDPKDSADDVARKVHKLEMAHFPKIIKNILLSDA
- a CDS encoding amidophosphoribosyltransferase, translated to MSDAIKHECGIAHVRLLKPLDFYKEKYGTAFYGINKMYLIMEKQHNRGQDGAGFASIKLDMNPGERYISRVRSVAQQPIQDVFEQINERINTVLVNNPECANNTALQKRMVPYLGEVMLGHVRYGTFGKNSVESVHPFLRQNNWMHRNLILAGNFNMTNVRQLFKNLVEIGQHPKEYTDTITIMERIGHFLDDAVSKVYKKLKKEGYTKMECSPLIAERLNLKKILKKSSKNWDGGYAMAGMLGHGDSFVLRDPAGIRPAYYYMDDEVVVVASERPVIQTVFNVDYHSVHELPPGHAIITKKSGETTINKILEPTERKACSFERIYFSRGSDAEIYKERKLLGKLIVPEVLKHINNDIKNTVFSFIPNTAETSFFGMVESVEAFLNKTKTDEILEGRRSLSAEKVTQILSQHTRIEKIAIKDVKLRTFITEDSSRDDLVAHVYDITYGVVKKEDNLVIIDDSIVRGTTLKKSILKMLDRLSPKKIVVVSSAPQIRYPDCYGIDMANLEGLVAFRAALALLKDQKQDQLIDDVYAKCKAQEHLSDNEVKNFVKEIYSSFSAEQISSKIADLLSGDEINAEVVIIFQTIENLHKACPDNLGDWYFTGNYPTDGGNRVVNQAFINFYEGKNERAY
- a CDS encoding PfkB family carbohydrate kinase, whose product is MNKLLIVGTVAFDAIETPFGKTDKILGGSAPYIGLSASQFDTASAIVSVVGGDFPETHLELFRQHNIDISGIEIISSGKTFFWSGRYHNDMNTRDTLSTELNVLSDFQPVVPSKFKDANVVVLGNLHPLVQSSVLDQVTNKEALVILDTMNFWMDNTLEDLMEVIKRVDVITINDEEARQLSGQSSLVAAARNIHEMGPKYVVIKKGEHGALLFSGDNVFFAPALPLEEVFDPTGAGDTFAGGFAGFLSKTNNFSFENMKKAVVYGSALASFTVEKFGTERISNLSSKEVFERLQMFKNLTQFDIELT
- the pyk gene encoding pyruvate kinase, coding for MSYKRKKTKIVATLGPAIDSKEMLLKMVATGVNVFRINFSHADYDDVKKRVQYIREINEEHGYNASVLADLQGPKLRVGVMKDDVVVAPGDEIIFATGARFEGTKDRVYMTYDRFPLDTKPGEQILLDDGKLIFEVVSTNQKDEVKAKVIQGGPLKSKKGVNLPNTNISQPALTEKDKEDALFAIEQEVDWIALSFVRNAEDLMELEAIVSKHSSYKIPIIAKIEKPEAVINIDKIVAYCDGLMVARGDLGVEIPAHEVPLIQKQLVLKAKSARIPVIIATQMMESMITSLTPTRAEVNDVANSVMDGADAVMLSGETSVGQYPVQVIQKMSDIIKSVENSELIHVPQKHPHIKTKRYITKSICFHAANMANEINARGITTLTNSGYTAFQISAWRPKAHILAFSSNKRIISQLNLLWGVRAFYYDKFVSTDQTVVDVNKIAVEKGYLEDGDMVISLAAMPIQQKGMVNTMRVTEVKA
- a CDS encoding acyl carrier protein translates to MSDIASRVKAIIVDKLGVDENEVVTEASFTNDLGADSLDTVELIMEFEKEFDIQIPDDQAENIATVGQAVSYIEAAK
- a CDS encoding CYTH domain-containing protein; protein product: MIEIERKFLVKNDNFKHEAIRALKMTQGYLSKDPVRTVRIRISGEQAFITVKGEASKSGASRFEWEKSILVEEAQHLIAMCVDGVINKIRHYVQYENHLFEVDEFLDDNHGLIVAEVELDNENEVFKCPEWLGKEVTGKKKYYNSQLSQNPFRRW